From Argopecten irradians isolate NY chromosome 12, Ai_NY, whole genome shotgun sequence, one genomic window encodes:
- the LOC138336847 gene encoding uncharacterized protein, which produces MPGVKRKASSVPGEKLPAKLKKQSTSVTVDRAIPTQAKKLTKKTTLSSLSKVAEENPNKKIAAEKKEAKPMPALPRFPTLVPTNPAGTSGSDFVFNVSPTSSSKQGSSSSSKSAEVPGLRKEPTALIKTGDISGNKASDIEKSVLRLSSGSYVGRIMNNDDQMLPTLESLAVYEQKQKSEKTSDAPFTWDMTDTDNSPVRKSVYDVSAVLNLLDQENSPTKCSIGGSTSDNDSEAPPVLQAEVYDSAASEDFDDDAAVPTLTCIGTPSKSPGKSPRKMTGGPREIVFSFDTTGSMYNYMEEASYKMRELMNRVQEDMPGIRLAFVAHGDYYDLANDRYLIKWIDFGASVDEVDTFFENLPITHGGDADECYELVLRKVWESLSWTPGSQRSLVMIGDSDPHEPGYTFNDFINDIDWREETKHLNEMGVRIYALQVGYTSNFYKQISQMTGGAHLRIENTEFTYDTLISICLREGGLRHLKGYEHEVRSAAKKSGNNGGTLDLELERLFSSLKNIADNKSLKQRERENKLKARILEMSTDPKTVAVIKRPSEDKASALDVKKPKAMSKSTTKTSEKSKALESSSPQKLTKIKDKGNDKSKTKVSIEKVKKGAKAAAASPRGRPRKEEKKVAKSVKNATTPKDQKAARPRGRPRKDETEKNVAKSVKKDTISRDQKAARPRGRPRKAESEKNLCKLVKKDTSKSQGSSPKPTPTSKKVGRPVMSKGKANNNPDGTPRKRGRPSKSVETSKTEKPTKAKKEEKATTTKKKEETTIKSPSSVVQRIVAAKLKRLKKNSNSKVKLEKKLKTAVKAKDTKTKIKSKVEMKNVSSKSKTVAKKTPKSTKDSGKSVLAKLSLKKKEGKAKIAKLKSKLQDKKKAAQKASSKKAEKATKAKKPTTKEKKSNQPKGKMGKPSSVQQREKKVLKKTAKKETKPAKTSPTKAKTAKKPTTVVKKPAKSSPAPKSLAKSAQKSKSSNTEQRENISGSKFSTGPLSNVKWSPWVGIISPKSNGSDWSKARNWCGGHSNEALYRGEQTTQALYEAAVVPPGSNNKYVVTYVAGQGAPAVRVWDCFNAPQVRQQVQRVVKDKGAIYVRRGVIAGRAKDSLIKAEEYIKENFDYAWRGSRRTTEVRKEGFVVAKP; this is translated from the exons ATGCCTGGTGTGAAGCGGAAAGCTTCCTCTGTTCCTGGGGAGAAGCTCCCAGCTAAACTAAAGAAGCAGTCGACAAGTGTAACCGTGGACCGGGCCATACCCACACAAGCAAAGAAATTAACCAAGAAAACCACTTTGAGTAGCCTGTCAAAAGTAGCAGAAGAAAATCCAAATAAGAAGATCGCAGCAGAGAAAAAAGAAGCCAAGCCAATGCCTGCATTACCCAGATTTCCAACCTTAGTACCAACAAATCCAGCTGGTACATCAGGGTCAGATTTTGTGTTCAATGTTTCTCCAACTTCTAGTTCCAAACAAGGATCAAGTTCATCCTCTAAGTCCGCCGAAGTGCCTGGGCTGAGAAAAGAACCTACAGCGTTAATAAAGACTGGTGATATATCTGGGAACAAAGCTTCTGACATTGAAAAGAGTGTTCTGAGGTTATCGTCCGGTTCCTACGTAGGCCGAATCATGAACAACGACGATCAAATGCTACCTACCCTTGAATCCCTGGCTGTTTATGAACAAAAACAGAAAAGTGAGAAAACATCCGATGCCCCATTTACATGGGACATGACAGATACAGATAACTCCCCAGTGCGCAAATCCGTTTATGATGTTAGTGCCGTTTTGAACTTACTAGATCAGGAGAACTCTCCAACGAAATGCAGCATAGGGGGCAGCACTAGTGACAATGATAGTGAAGCGCCACCTGTGTTGCAGGCTGAGGTGTATGATTCTGCAGCCTCCGAAGATTTTGATGATGATGCTGCTGTTCCTACTCTCACGTGTATAGGCACTCCTTCAAAATCTCCTGGCAAATCTCCGCGTAAAATGACCGGAGGACCAAGAGAAATTGTGTTCTCATTCGATACTACAGGCTCcatgtataattacatggaAGAGGCAAGTTACAAGATGCGTGAACTTATGAATAGAGTCCAAGAGGACATGCCAGGAATTCGTCTGGCATTTGTTGCTCATGGCGACTACTATGACTTAGCAAATGATAGGTATCTTATCAAATGGATAGACTTTGGTGCAAGTGTAGATGAAGTGGATACATTCTTTGAAAACCTTCCCATCACTCACGGCGGTGATGCAGACGAATGTTACGAACTAGTCCTAAGAAAAGTGTGGGAGTCCTTGTCATGGACACCAGGTAGTCAGCGCAGTCTTGTTATGATCGGCGATTCCGATCCACATGAGCCAGGATACACGTTCAATGATTTCATCAACGACATTGACTGGAGAGAGGAGACGAAACATCTTAATGAGATG GGAGTGAGGATTTACGCTCTACAGGTTGGCTACACTTCCAACTTCTACAAGCAGATATCACAGATGACGGGGGGCGCTCACCTGCGAATCGAGAACACAGAATTCACCTACGACACACTCATATCCATCTGTTTACGGGAAGGAGGTCTCCGCCATCTTAAG GGATATGAGCATGAGGTGCGATCAGCTGCCAAGAAGTCTGGGAACAACGGTGGAACACTCGACTTGGAACTGGAACGCCTCTTTAGTTCTCTGAAAAATATTGCTGACAACAAATCCCTCAAACAAAGAGAGAGGGAAAACAAACTAAAGGCTCGCATCCTAGAAATGTCAACAGATCCAAAAACAGTAGCGGTCATTAAACGACCCTCTGAAGATAAGGCTAGTGCATTGGATGTAAAGAAACCAAAAGCGATGTCCAAGTCCACGACTAAAACATCAGAGAAATCCAAGGCGTTGGAAAGTAGCAGTCCACAAAAATTAACGAAGATCAAAGATAAGGGAAATGATAAGAGTAAAACAAAGGTATCGATCGAAAAGGTGAAGAAAGGAGCAAAAGCGGCAGCTGCTAGTCCAAGAGGAAGACCCAGGAAAGAGGAGAAGAAAGTGGCAAAATCAGTAAAGAACGCCACAACTCCAAAGGATCAAAAGGCTGCTAGGCCAAGAGGAAGACCTAGAAAAGACGAAACAGAGAAGAATGTAGCCAAATCGGTAAagaaagacacaatttcaaggGATCAAAAGGCTGCTAGGCCAAGAGGAAGACCCAGGAAAGCGGAATCAGAGAAAAATTTATGTAAATTGGTAAAGAAAGATACTTCAAAATCACAGGGCAGTTCACCAAAACCTACACCAACATCCAAAAAGGTAGGCAGGCCTGTTATGAGTAAAGGTAAGGCTAATAATAATCCTGACGGCACACCTAGAAAACGTGGAAGGCCTTCCAAGTCAGTCGAAACAAGTAAAACTGAGAAGCCAACAAAAGCGAAAAAGGAGGAGAAAGCAACAACCacaaagaaaaaagaagaaacaACTATAAAATCTCCTAGTTCTGTTGTTCAGAGAATTGTGGCAGCAAAATTGAAGCGTTTAAAGAAAAATTCTAATTCCAAAGTAAAGCTTGAGAAAAAACTCAAAACTGCTGTGAAAGCAAAAGACACCAAGACTAAAATCAAGTCAaaagttgaaatgaaaaatgtttcATCCAAGTCCAAGACTGTCGCTAAGAAAACTCCAAAGTCAACTAAGGACAGTGGTAAAAGTGTGTTGGCCAAACTTAGTTTGAAAAAGAAAGAAGGAAAAGCCAAGATTGCAAAGTTAAAGTCAAAACTGCAGGATAAAAAGAAAGCTGCACAGAAAGCATCGTCAAAAAAGGCTGAAAAAGCTACTAAAGCTAAAAAGCCaacaacaaaagaaaagaaaagtaaTCAGCCTAAAGGAAAAATGGGAAAGCCATCAAGTGTTCAACAAAGAGAGAAAAAGGTTTTGAAAAAGACAGCTAAGAAGGAAACAAAACCTGCTAAAACTTCACCGACAAAGGCCAAGACAGCAAAGAAACCAACAACTGTAGTGAAGAAACCGGCAAAGAGCAGTCCAGCTCCAAAGTCTCTTGCCAAGTCGGCTCAG AAAAGTAAATCAAGCAACACCGAGCAGAGAGAGAACATCAGTGGGTCAAAGTTCAGTACTGGCCCACTCAGCAATGTCAAATGGAGTCCATGGGTCGGAATCATCTCGCCAAAATCTAATGgatctgattggtcaaaagcaAGGAACTGGTGCGGCGGCCATTCAAACGAGGCACTCTATCGTGGAGAACAGACAACTCAGGCACTTTACGAGGCAGCAGTGGTGCCCCCTGGCAGCAACAATAAATATGTAGTGACTTACGTAGCGGGTCAGGGTGCGCCTGCTGTCCGTGTATGGGACTGTTTTAACGCCCCGCAAGTACGACAACAGGTTCAACGTGTCGTCAAAGACAAAGGTGCTATCTATGTGCGTCGTGGTGTTATCGCGGGGCGTGCAAAAGACAGCCTCATTAAAGCAGAGGAGTACATAAAGGAGAATTTTGATTATGCTTGGCGTGGTAGTCGTCGCACAACAGAAGTCAGGAAAGAAGGATTTGTGGTGGCGAAACCATAA